A genomic segment from Diospyros lotus cultivar Yz01 chromosome 5, ASM1463336v1, whole genome shotgun sequence encodes:
- the LOC127801304 gene encoding auxin-responsive protein SAUR68-like, whose amino-acid sequence MISSKKLVKMARKWQKLAAITPKRITSPITKEAVAAGHCSPSTVDKGHFVVYSADGTRFVIPLAYLSKEVVRELLKMAEEEYGLPSHGPITLPFDAIFFEYALSLIKRNASEELQGALLLSITSSRCLSFQNHQQGQSNQQLVCSF is encoded by the coding sequence ATGATCAGCTCTAAGAAGCTCGTAAAAATGGCACGGAAGTGGCAGAAGCTGGCTGCTATCACTCCGAAAAGAATCACTTCTCCGATAACCAAAGAGGCTGTTGCTGCAGGCCATTGCAGCCCATCAACAGTTGATAAGGGTCACTTTGTAGTGTACTCTGCTGATGGGACACGCTTTGTAATTCCCTTGGCTTATCTGAGCAAGGAAGTAGTCAGAGAGCTCCTAAAAATGGCAGAGGAAGAGTATGGACTGCCAAGCCATGGCCCTATCACATTGCCTTTTGATgcaatattttttgaatatgcaCTCTCTTTGATAAAAAGGAATGCATCCGAGGAGCTGCAGGGGGCACTGCTATTGTCCATCACTAGTAGTCGATGCCTATCATTCCAGAACCACCAACAAGGACAAAGCAATCAGCAATTAGTCTGCAGTTTCTGA
- the LOC127801303 gene encoding auxin-responsive protein SAUR68-like, whose protein sequence is MISTKKLIKMVRKWQRAAAITRRRRISIPRAEGDVSSGSSSSSVADRGHFVVYTADQRRFAFPIAYLNHGIIRGLLKLSEEEFGLPSDGPITLPCDAALMEYVVSLIPRRTSKEMQEALLASIANNGKCSMSRPLLRHQSRQSLVCSF, encoded by the coding sequence ATGATCAGCACCAAGAAACTCATCAAGATGGTAAGGAAATGGCAGCGGGCGGCCGCcatcacaagaagaagaagaatttcaATACCAAGAGCCGAAGGAGATGTCAGTAGTGGGAGCAGCTCATCATCAGTGGCCGATAGGGGTCATTTTGTTGTGTACACGGCGGATCAAAGACGATTCGCTTTTCCAATTGCGTATCttaaccatgggatcatcagAGGGCTCCTTAAGTTGTCGGAAGAAGAGTTCGGACTGCCAAGCGATGGACCCATTACGCTGCCGTGCGATGCGGCATTGATGGAGTACGTGGTGTCTTTAATCCCACGGCGCACCTCCAAAGAAATGCAGGAAGCTCTGCTGGCGTCCATTGCAAATAACGGAAAATGCTCAATGTCTCGCCCTCTTCTTCGTCATCAATCCCGGCAATCACTGGTCTGCAGCTTCTAG